In one window of Bradyrhizobium sp. AZCC 1721 DNA:
- a CDS encoding PilZ domain-containing protein, with protein sequence MEQKNSHSTRIPKSGSISFGRSKADCLIRSISAYGAALDIAGDEKIPDEFALTVIPDGGPRRCSVVWRKEKRIAVAFY encoded by the coding sequence ATGGAGCAGAAAAATTCCCATTCGACACGCATCCCAAAGTCCGGCTCAATCAGCTTCGGCCGTTCGAAAGCAGATTGCTTGATTCGCAGCATCTCCGCATACGGTGCCGCCCTTGATATTGCTGGAGATGAAAAGATTCCCGACGAATTCGCGCTGACTGTCATTCCGGACGGTGGCCCGCGCCGCTGTTCAGTCGTCTGGCGTAAAGAAAAACGTATCGCCGTCGCATTCTATTGA
- a CDS encoding Bug family tripartite tricarboxylate transporter substrate binding protein, giving the protein MKLPRRQFLLLATVATALPALSRFAWAQGYPARPVRVVVPFAAGGFTDISARLIGQWPSERLGQQFVIENRPGAGSNVGTELVVNAPPDGYTLLLVGASSAINATLYEKLNFNFLRDITPVSGINSIPFILAVNPSFPAKTVSEFIAYARANPGKVNMASGGNGTAGHLSGELFKLLAGLNMVHVPYRGEAPALTDMLAGRRASLP; this is encoded by the coding sequence ATGAAACTGCCCCGCCGCCAATTCTTGCTTCTCGCAACAGTGGCTACCGCGCTGCCGGCCTTGTCGCGCTTCGCTTGGGCGCAAGGCTACCCCGCCCGGCCGGTGCGCGTCGTCGTCCCATTTGCCGCCGGCGGATTTACCGACATCAGCGCTCGTCTGATAGGCCAATGGCCGTCGGAGCGTCTCGGCCAGCAATTTGTCATCGAGAACAGGCCAGGAGCAGGCAGCAATGTTGGCACGGAGCTGGTTGTGAATGCGCCGCCGGACGGATACACCCTCCTCCTGGTCGGCGCCTCGTCCGCGATCAATGCGACGCTTTATGAGAAACTCAATTTCAACTTCCTCCGCGACATCACACCCGTCTCCGGCATCAACTCGATCCCCTTCATTCTGGCGGTAAACCCATCGTTCCCAGCGAAGACGGTTTCCGAGTTCATCGCGTATGCCCGGGCCAACCCGGGTAAGGTCAACATGGCATCAGGCGGCAACGGAACGGCAGGCCATCTATCCGGTGAACTGTTCAAGCTGCTGGCCGGTCTCAACATGGTGCACGTTCCGTATCGGGGCGAGGCACCTGCACTGACTGACATGCTCGCAGGTCGGCGGGCTTCTCTCCCTTAA
- a CDS encoding IS1182 family transposase — MRRFVEEADRGQWTLLPECLDDFIDEGNPVRVIDVFVGALDLAEMSFEGVEPAATGRPSYHPSVLLKLYIYGYLNRVQSSRRLEREAGRNVEVMWLLGRLAPDHKTIADFRKDNGLALRKVCARFVELCREMGLLATASVAIDGSKFKAVNNRDRNFTKAKVQRRRAQLEESVARYLSQLDTADRQEPSEALAAKVTRLTEKLTKLKEEMGKLAVYEKQMLDSPDQQISLTDPDSRSMATSGRGSGVVGYNVQVAVDTEHHLIVTHEVTNSGSDRAQLANMAKQAKAVLQTETLEAVADRGYFSSAEILACHEAGITVTLPKPQTSGAKSDGRFGKQDFVYLPEEDAYRCPAGEQLPYRFTSEEDGKRIRRYWTSACQNCSLKSQCTTGPERRIPRWEHEHLLEAVQRRLDANPHAMRVRRETVEHPFGTMKARMGATHFLTKTLPKVAAEMALSVLAYNLTRVMNIVGTKPLMAAIVA, encoded by the coding sequence ATGAGGCGCTTCGTTGAGGAGGCCGATCGTGGGCAATGGACGCTACTGCCCGAGTGCCTCGATGATTTCATTGACGAGGGCAACCCCGTCCGCGTCATCGACGTGTTCGTCGGTGCGCTCGATTTGGCGGAGATGAGCTTTGAAGGAGTGGAGCCGGCGGCGACTGGTCGGCCCTCGTACCATCCCTCGGTTCTGCTGAAGCTTTACATTTACGGCTATCTGAACCGGGTGCAGTCGAGCCGCCGGCTCGAACGAGAAGCCGGACGCAATGTCGAGGTGATGTGGCTGCTGGGCCGGCTCGCTCCCGATCACAAGACGATCGCGGACTTCCGGAAGGATAACGGCTTGGCGCTGCGCAAGGTCTGTGCGCGCTTCGTCGAACTTTGCCGCGAAATGGGGCTTCTTGCGACGGCGAGCGTCGCCATCGATGGCAGCAAGTTCAAGGCCGTGAACAACCGGGACAGGAACTTCACAAAGGCGAAGGTGCAACGGCGGCGTGCGCAGCTTGAGGAGAGCGTCGCGCGCTATCTGAGCCAGCTTGACACGGCCGATCGACAGGAGCCGAGCGAGGCGCTGGCCGCAAAGGTAACAAGGCTCACCGAGAAGCTGACGAAGCTGAAGGAGGAAATGGGCAAGCTTGCGGTTTACGAGAAGCAGATGCTGGATTCGCCAGACCAGCAAATCTCCCTGACCGATCCGGACAGCCGCTCGATGGCGACGAGCGGCCGCGGTTCCGGCGTCGTCGGCTACAATGTGCAGGTCGCCGTGGATACCGAGCACCACCTGATTGTGACGCATGAGGTCACGAACAGCGGTTCAGATCGGGCACAACTGGCCAATATGGCCAAGCAGGCGAAGGCTGTTCTACAGACCGAGACGCTCGAGGCCGTTGCCGATCGCGGCTACTTCAGCAGCGCGGAGATCCTCGCCTGCCACGAGGCCGGCATCACAGTAACTCTGCCCAAGCCGCAGACGTCTGGCGCCAAATCGGATGGACGCTTCGGCAAGCAGGACTTTGTCTATTTGCCGGAGGAGGACGCCTATCGCTGTCCGGCCGGGGAGCAACTGCCATATCGTTTTACGAGCGAGGAAGATGGCAAGCGGATAAGGCGTTACTGGACCAGCGCCTGCCAAAATTGTTCGCTCAAGTCTCAGTGCACGACAGGACCGGAGCGGCGGATTCCGCGATGGGAGCATGAGCATCTGCTCGAAGCCGTGCAGCGGCGCCTTGATGCAAACCCGCATGCCATGCGCGTGCGTCGCGAGACGGTCGAGCATCCGTTCGGCACGATGAAGGCCCGCATGGGGGCGACACACTTCCTCACCAAAACGCTTCCAAAAGTAGCCGCCGAGATGGCTCTCTCGGTCCTGGCCTATAACCTGACACGGGTCATGAACATCGTCGGGACCAAGCCGCTGATGGCTGCGATCGTCGCCTGA
- a CDS encoding aldo/keto reductase, which yields MKQSSHKGAALAGTIELGDLKVNRLGFGAMRLCGDYAWGRPRDRQHVNRVLHRAVELGVNLIDTADSYGPEANELLISQALYPYPPGLVIATKGGLVRPNRGSWVPDGRPDRLRRAIEGSLQRLRLDRIDLYQFHAPDPNVPFTESVGALADLQRLGKIRHIGVSNVTVAQLEVARSITPIVSVQNEYNLRDQTSEDVLSACERLGIAFLPWYPLGGKRGLRAQRIKVVASRRGLTHAALSLAWLLAKSPVMLPIPGTRSIDHLEDNVLAAALKLEPEDLDDLG from the coding sequence GTGAAACAGTCATCCCACAAAGGTGCAGCGCTTGCTGGAACGATTGAACTCGGCGACCTGAAGGTTAACCGATTGGGCTTCGGCGCGATGCGTCTGTGCGGGGATTATGCCTGGGGAAGACCAAGGGATCGACAGCACGTCAATCGGGTTCTGCATCGAGCGGTCGAGCTTGGCGTTAATCTTATTGACACTGCGGATAGTTATGGCCCCGAAGCGAATGAGTTATTGATATCGCAGGCGCTGTATCCCTACCCGCCGGGTTTGGTTATTGCCACGAAAGGCGGGTTGGTGAGACCAAACCGCGGATCTTGGGTCCCGGACGGTCGCCCCGACCGTTTGCGGCGGGCGATTGAAGGCAGTTTGCAGCGCTTGCGGCTGGATCGCATCGATTTGTACCAATTCCATGCGCCTGACCCCAATGTGCCATTCACAGAATCGGTTGGAGCGCTGGCGGATCTGCAGCGCTTGGGCAAAATTCGCCATATAGGCGTCTCGAACGTCACGGTTGCCCAGCTCGAGGTCGCGCGCTCCATCACACCAATCGTGTCGGTTCAGAACGAGTACAATCTACGAGACCAAACCAGCGAAGATGTACTCTCCGCCTGCGAGCGTCTCGGAATTGCTTTTCTGCCCTGGTACCCCTTGGGCGGGAAGCGTGGCCTAAGGGCACAGAGGATAAAGGTAGTCGCCTCGCGTCGCGGCCTCACGCACGCTGCCCTGTCCCTCGCGTGGTTGCTCGCTAAATCACCTGTTATGCTGCCAATCCCGGGCACTCGATCCATCGATCATCTGGAAGATAATGTGCTTGCGGCCGCCCTCAAGCTTGAGCCGGAAGACCTCGACGATTTGGGATGA
- a CDS encoding tyrosine-type recombinase/integrase, with product MTMQNQVNAALTPDKRLPWNKGKLTGAKPPLRPKHVWSIRTKLQIEGRTRDLAMFNLAIDSKLRGCDVVAIRVEDVAAGGYTADRATVRQKKTGRPVRFELSEQTRQAVDDYLKAANKRPGEFLFTARGGPNRNMTTRQYARLVSEWIGSIGLDSRLFGTHSLRRTKATLIYQRTGNLRAVQLLLGHTKIESTVRYLGIEVDDALAIAEQVDV from the coding sequence ATGACCATGCAGAATCAAGTAAATGCTGCGCTGACGCCTGATAAACGCCTGCCCTGGAACAAGGGAAAGCTGACAGGGGCAAAGCCACCGCTGCGACCCAAACACGTCTGGTCAATCCGGACGAAACTCCAGATCGAAGGCCGCACTCGCGACCTCGCCATGTTCAATCTGGCGATAGACAGTAAGCTTCGCGGCTGTGATGTTGTCGCCATCCGAGTCGAGGATGTTGCTGCCGGCGGGTACACGGCGGATCGCGCAACTGTCCGCCAAAAGAAAACCGGACGGCCTGTCAGATTTGAATTGAGCGAGCAGACTCGCCAGGCAGTCGATGACTATCTAAAGGCCGCCAACAAAAGGCCTGGTGAGTTCTTATTCACGGCTCGTGGTGGTCCTAACCGCAACATGACAACGCGCCAATATGCCCGGCTCGTGTCGGAGTGGATCGGAAGCATTGGACTGGACTCAAGGCTGTTCGGGACGCATTCATTACGACGAACGAAAGCTACCCTGATCTACCAGCGGACTGGTAATCTCAGGGCCGTCCAGCTTCTGCTTGGGCATACCAAGATCGAAAGCACGGTCCGGTATCTCGGCATTGAGGTCGATGACGCCCTGGCAATAGCGGAACAAGTGGATGTCTGA